The DNA window AAAAGTCCAAGACGTTTTAAATAACTACAAGCTTTTTCCTTTCCTTCTTTTAAATCTTTTTTTTCCAATTCAATAGGTAAAATTATATTTTCTAAAACTGTTCTCCAAGGAAGTAATAGATCTTTTTGAGGCATATAGGCAGTTTTTTTACCGATAATCTCACCAGATTTTTTTTCATATATTCCACTTATCAGTTTTATTATAGTTGATTTTCCGCAACCACTACTTCCAACAATAGAAACAAACTGATTTTTTTCTACATCAAAAGAAAGATCTGATATTAAATCTTTATTTTTTTCATAAGAGAAATATATATTTTTTACCTCTAAAACCTTTTCCATTTTTTCTCCTAAAATTTTTCCAAAAAATAAAAAAATTATTTTCTCTGATATAAATTTATCACAAGAAAATAATCAAAAAAACAAAACTTTCGACTACTTCCCTACGATAGAATTATCTATATCAGGTTCATAAGGGTTTAAATTCTCAGCAAACTTGCTCCCCTAGTAGTTAAGAATATATTATCACAATATAAAAATATTTGCAATAATATTATATAAAGACAAAAAGAATAATATTTTTATTTTTTGTATACAAAATTTTTAAAAACTCATATTCTTTTTACTAAATATATGATAGAATTTAATTAATATATAAGTTTTTAGTGGGAGGAGTTTTTTTATGAATAATCATCAGAATATTGTTCTATTTTGGATTGGTACTTTGAGTTTTATCAGTGGATATGCTAATGTGTACGGTATAATTTTAATCGGGCTGACACTTACACATTTTTCTGGAGATGTTTCAAAGGCTGCTATACATTTTGTAGAACATACCCCTTTTGATGATCATATTTTAAAAATTGTTATCGGTTTATCTCTTTTCTTATTAGGAAATGTTTTTTCTGGATTTTTTATTGGAGAGAGAGCTTTCAATCTGAAAAGAAGATACGGTTACGTTTTTATTGGAATGGGGTTTGCAATATTTTTCACTTATATGTTTTTTGGAGATAGCAAAAATTTTGCTTATATTCTTTGCTTTACAACGGGAATTCAAAATGGACTTTTTATGACTTATAAAGGTATTCTTATAAGAACTTCTCATCTAACTGGTAGTATCAGCGACTTGGGAGTTTATATCGGTTATAAGTTAAGAGGTCTTAAAGTGGATAATATAAAAATTTTCTATTATATTACCACAATACTTGCATTCTTTATAGGAGGAGTTTTTTCCTCTTATCTTTATGGAAAATTTGGAGAAGATGCTATTATTTTAGTTCCTATACTTTATTTTTTAGTTGGAGCTGAATATTTCCAAATAAAAAGAGATTTTGAAAATAATAAATAATTAAGGAGTTAAAAATGATAAAAAAAGAGATAATTACAAAATATGTTGATTTAGCTTTAAATATTGGAATAAATCTTCAAAAGGAACAAATTTTAGTTATTATGTCCCCTGTTGAAACTGCACCTTTTACAAGACTTCTTGTAGAAAAAGCTTATGAGCTTGGAGCATCTGAGGTAATCGTTCACTGGAGTGATGATTTCTGTAAAAAAATGACTTTCACTTATGGAAAAAAAGAAATTTTTGAAGAGATGCCAGCTTGGCAAGTTGATTCTTTAATGTATTATGCAAATAAAGGAGCTGCTTTTTTAAGTATCGCTGCTAATGACCCAGAACTTTTAGCTGGAATAGATAGTGAAAAAATCGGTGCTTACCAAAAAACTCGTGGACAAGCTCTAAAACCTTATTACGATAAAATTATGATAAATGAATTACAATGGAATATTATTTCTGTCCCAACTTTAGCTTGGGCTAAAAAAGTTTTCCCTAACGTAAATGATGATGAAGCTGTTGATATGTTATGGAATGCTATTTTAAAATCAACTAAAGCTGACACTGAAAATCCTATTGAAACTTGGAAAAATCATTTAAGCATTTTAAAAGAAAAAATGGATTACTTAAACAATAAACAATTTGAAAAAGTTGTTATAACTAACTCTCTTGGAACTAACCTAACAGTTAAACTTCCAAAAAATCATATTTGGGCTTCTGGAAAAGATGTTACTCAATCTGGAATAGAGTTTGTTGCAAATATTCCAACAGAAGAAGTATTCTCTATGCCACATAAATATGGTGTTGATGGAATAGTTTATGCCTCAAAACCACTTAACTATGGTGGAACTTTAATAGAAGATTTTTCTATAACTTTTAAAGATGGAAAAATTATAGATTTTTCTGCTAAATCTGGATATGAAGCTTTAGAAAATCTTGTAAGCATTGATGAAGGAGCAAAATATTTAGGAGAAATAGCTTTAGTTCCATTTGATTCTCCAATATCAAAT is part of the Fusobacterium perfoetens genome and encodes:
- a CDS encoding YoaK family protein codes for the protein MNNHQNIVLFWIGTLSFISGYANVYGIILIGLTLTHFSGDVSKAAIHFVEHTPFDDHILKIVIGLSLFLLGNVFSGFFIGERAFNLKRRYGYVFIGMGFAIFFTYMFFGDSKNFAYILCFTTGIQNGLFMTYKGILIRTSHLTGSISDLGVYIGYKLRGLKVDNIKIFYYITTILAFFIGGVFSSYLYGKFGEDAIILVPILYFLVGAEYFQIKRDFENNK
- a CDS encoding aminopeptidase; its protein translation is MIKKEIITKYVDLALNIGINLQKEQILVIMSPVETAPFTRLLVEKAYELGASEVIVHWSDDFCKKMTFTYGKKEIFEEMPAWQVDSLMYYANKGAAFLSIAANDPELLAGIDSEKIGAYQKTRGQALKPYYDKIMINELQWNIISVPTLAWAKKVFPNVNDDEAVDMLWNAILKSTKADTENPIETWKNHLSILKEKMDYLNNKQFEKVVITNSLGTNLTVKLPKNHIWASGKDVTQSGIEFVANIPTEEVFSMPHKYGVDGIVYASKPLNYGGTLIEDFSITFKDGKIIDFSAKSGYEALENLVSIDEGAKYLGEIALVPFDSPISNLGILFYNTLFDENASCHLAIGQAYSSCIQGGDKLSSEEMEKVGMNDSLTHVDFMFGTSDLSIVGYEENGNCENVFINGNWA